The Dehalogenimonas lykanthroporepellens BL-DC-9 genome includes a window with the following:
- a CDS encoding conserved hypothetical protein (KEGG: det:DET0407 hypothetical protein), translating into MEAMKDSEMVRRMFEQGQLTLVDPETKYRYSLAAFCPKDREPAFVERYEKAGRSLSRVVFHCGACGGDFETGMENIRVI; encoded by the coding sequence ATGGAAGCCATGAAAGACTCTGAAATGGTCAGGCGGATGTTCGAACAGGGCCAGCTGACGCTGGTGGATCCGGAAACGAAATATCGTTATTCGCTGGCCGCCTTCTGCCCGAAAGACCGGGAACCGGCTTTCGTCGAGCGTTATGAAAAGGCGGGGCGTTCACTCAGCAGGGTGGTTTTCCATTGCGGCGCTTGCGGAGGCGACTTCGAAACCGGGATGGAAAATATCCGCGTTATCTGA
- a CDS encoding hypothetical protein (KEGG: deg:DehalGT_0303 hypothetical protein), with translation MNNPNKCTTENPAPAGKTKKETTGRASRRRPGAPKGNQNAMCHGFYSQGFSADIRRKLSALGGVSALDRELYLAFLKMKLVVKHDPGNESLFNRTFRALSRLVCLKYGIGLRDRDGIERFLPAAAFEFDALSARLKEFSFEEQP, from the coding sequence ATGAATAACCCAAATAAATGTACCACTGAGAACCCTGCCCCTGCCGGGAAAACGAAAAAGGAAACCACCGGTCGGGCCTCACGCCGACGCCCCGGCGCGCCGAAAGGCAATCAGAATGCCATGTGCCACGGTTTTTATTCGCAAGGTTTTTCTGCCGACATCAGGAGAAAGCTGTCCGCCCTCGGCGGTGTTTCGGCGCTGGACCGGGAGCTTTATCTGGCTTTTCTGAAAATGAAACTGGTCGTGAAGCATGACCCCGGCAACGAATCTCTGTTTAACAGGACCTTTCGCGCCCTGTCCAGGCTCGTCTGTCTCAAATACGGCATCGGTCTCCGCGACCGGGACGGCATAGAGCGGTTTCTTCCGGCCGCGGCCTTTGAGTTCGATGCCTTGTCGGCCCGGCTGAAAGAGTTTTCTTTTGAAGAACAGCCGTGA
- a CDS encoding Rubredoxin-type Fe(Cys)4 protein (PFAM: Rubredoxin-type Fe(Cys)4 protein~KEGG: hor:Hore_22490 rubredoxin-type Fe(Cys)4 protein): MDKYKCVICGYIYDPSTGDPASGVAPGTAFADVPAGWVCPLCGAGKDQFVKVE, encoded by the coding sequence TTGGACAAGTATAAATGCGTTATCTGCGGCTATATCTATGACCCGTCAACCGGTGACCCGGCCAGCGGCGTCGCTCCGGGTACCGCCTTCGCCGACGTGCCGGCCGGCTGGGTCTGCCCGCTCTGCGGTGCCGGCAAGGATCAGTTCGTCAAGGTAGAGTAA
- a CDS encoding pyruvate flavodoxin/ferredoxin oxidoreductase domain protein (PFAM: pyruvate flavodoxin/ferredoxin oxidoreductase domain protein; Pyruvate/ketoisovalerate oxidoreductase~KEGG: mbu:Mbur_0890 pyruvate flavodoxin/ferredoxin oxidoreductase-like protein) encodes MAVDLNILIGGEAGQGVVSVGAVLGRAMVRGGYEVFADQDFESRIRGGHSFARVRVCDRPVDASRETADLVLALNAETVSLHLGEITPGGALIHSAGRNGAVSEGAPNRLDIPVHDIAIDAGGSPKMANTVATAAALGLLEYDFDILAGVLEHQYGRHGSAVVEANVKAARAGYDYARKHCPAGFKMRLKAGRPSGKLLLTGNEAVALGALAAGVGFVAGYPMTPSTPILEYLAGKGRDFSLPVIQAEDEIAAINMAVGAGYAGARAMTATSGGGFSLMTEGLALAGMTETPVVIVLGQRAGPATGLPTRTEQGELLYAIHAGHGEFPRAVLAPGNAQEGFRATVKAFNLAEKFQTPVIVATDHQMADSYYTVAPFDLEAVTLERGEWLCDQDADSQGADYKRYAFTDSGISPRALPGIHRALVSADSDEHSEAGHIIEDAATRRRMVEKRLRKQVGLAGEIAPPLSARVEGADYTLISWGSGNGPAMEASGMLTGRGHRINTLRFTELWPFPAERVRQELEKSGKSIVIESNATGQLARLIRAETGIQADIRVNRYDGRPLSAEYIVAQLEQEAGL; translated from the coding sequence ATGGCGGTAGACCTGAACATTCTCATCGGTGGCGAAGCCGGACAGGGGGTGGTGTCGGTCGGGGCGGTGCTGGGCCGGGCCATGGTGCGCGGCGGTTACGAGGTTTTCGCTGACCAGGATTTCGAGTCCCGCATTCGCGGTGGCCATTCCTTTGCCCGCGTTCGGGTGTGCGACCGGCCGGTGGATGCGTCCCGGGAAACGGCCGACCTGGTGCTGGCGCTGAATGCCGAAACCGTTAGCCTGCACCTGGGGGAAATCACCCCGGGCGGGGCGCTTATCCATTCTGCCGGCAGGAACGGCGCGGTTTCGGAGGGTGCGCCCAACCGGCTGGATATTCCCGTACATGACATCGCCATTGACGCCGGTGGCAGTCCCAAAATGGCCAATACCGTGGCCACCGCCGCGGCGCTGGGTCTGCTGGAATATGATTTCGACATCCTGGCCGGGGTACTGGAGCATCAGTACGGACGGCACGGCTCTGCGGTGGTCGAAGCCAACGTCAAGGCCGCTCGCGCCGGTTATGACTACGCCCGAAAACACTGTCCGGCGGGTTTCAAGATGCGGCTGAAAGCCGGCCGGCCTTCCGGTAAACTACTGTTGACCGGCAATGAGGCCGTGGCCCTGGGCGCACTGGCCGCCGGTGTCGGTTTCGTCGCCGGTTACCCCATGACCCCATCCACGCCCATTCTGGAATACCTGGCCGGCAAGGGGCGGGATTTCAGTCTGCCGGTCATCCAGGCGGAAGATGAAATCGCCGCCATCAACATGGCCGTCGGCGCCGGTTACGCCGGGGCGCGGGCCATGACGGCTACCTCCGGCGGCGGTTTTTCCCTGATGACCGAAGGTCTGGCGCTGGCCGGCATGACGGAAACGCCGGTGGTCATCGTCCTCGGCCAGCGGGCCGGGCCGGCCACCGGTCTGCCCACCCGCACCGAACAGGGGGAACTGCTCTATGCCATTCACGCCGGTCACGGTGAGTTTCCGCGGGCGGTGCTGGCGCCGGGCAACGCCCAGGAAGGTTTCCGGGCTACGGTCAAGGCGTTCAACCTGGCGGAAAAATTCCAGACGCCGGTCATCGTGGCCACCGACCACCAGATGGCAGACTCCTACTACACCGTCGCCCCCTTCGACCTGGAGGCGGTCACCCTGGAGCGGGGGGAATGGCTGTGTGACCAGGACGCCGACAGCCAAGGCGCGGATTACAAACGCTACGCCTTTACCGATTCGGGTATCTCGCCGCGCGCCCTGCCGGGGATTCACCGGGCGCTGGTATCGGCGGACTCGGATGAACATTCCGAGGCCGGCCACATCATCGAAGACGCCGCAACCCGTCGACGCATGGTGGAAAAACGCCTGCGCAAGCAGGTCGGGCTGGCCGGGGAGATAGCCCCGCCGCTGTCGGCTCGTGTCGAAGGCGCTGACTATACGCTCATCTCCTGGGGTTCCGGCAACGGCCCGGCCATGGAAGCCAGCGGCATGCTGACCGGGCGCGGCCACCGAATCAACACGCTTCGGTTTACCGAACTCTGGCCTTTCCCGGCGGAAAGAGTCCGGCAGGAACTGGAAAAAAGCGGCAAGTCGATAGTCATCGAAAGCAACGCCACCGGTCAGCTGGCGCGTCTTATCCGGGCGGAAACCGGTATCCAAGCCGATATCCGCGTCAATCGCTACGACGGCCGGCCGCTGTCGGCGGAATATATCGTGGCTCAGCTGGAACAGGAGGCCGGATTATGA
- a CDS encoding pyruvate ferredoxin/flavodoxin oxidoreductase, beta subunit (TIGRFAM: pyruvate ferredoxin/flavodoxin oxidoreductase, beta subunit~KEGG: mbu:Mbur_0889 2-oxoglutarate ferredoxin oxidoreductase subunit beta~PFAM: thiamine pyrophosphate protein domain protein TPP-binding), with translation MKDKAKVTLDDFTPASENAWCPGCGNFGILKAVNQALVALELEPHRVLMVSGIGQAAKLPHYTRCNIFNGLHGRPLPAAIGAKTVNNALTVIAESGDGDAYGEGGNHFIHTMNRNPDITCLVHNNQVYGLTKGQASPTTDLGFTTKLNPEGAWTALHPLALAVAADCSFIARGFAGDPDYLAGLIAEAVRHPGFALVEVLQPCVSFNKKNTFQWYQERVYKVEEEEGYDPGDRAMAFALALEWGTRIPIGVIYRRERETFDEYLGTAGREPLVTAAPDPRRVKELFAEFA, from the coding sequence ATGAAGGATAAAGCAAAAGTAACCCTGGATGACTTTACTCCGGCTTCGGAAAACGCCTGGTGTCCCGGTTGCGGCAACTTCGGTATTCTGAAAGCGGTCAATCAGGCGCTGGTGGCGCTTGAACTGGAACCCCACCGGGTGCTGATGGTCTCAGGTATCGGCCAGGCGGCCAAACTGCCGCACTACACCCGGTGCAACATTTTCAACGGACTGCACGGGCGGCCTCTGCCGGCGGCCATCGGCGCCAAGACGGTCAACAATGCCCTGACCGTCATCGCCGAAAGCGGCGACGGCGACGCCTACGGCGAAGGCGGCAACCATTTCATCCACACCATGAACCGCAATCCGGACATCACCTGTCTGGTGCACAACAACCAGGTGTACGGGCTGACCAAGGGGCAGGCATCGCCGACCACCGACCTGGGCTTCACCACCAAACTGAATCCGGAAGGTGCCTGGACGGCTCTGCACCCGCTGGCGCTGGCGGTGGCGGCGGATTGTTCTTTCATTGCCCGCGGTTTCGCCGGCGACCCGGATTATCTGGCCGGCCTTATCGCTGAGGCAGTGCGCCATCCGGGCTTCGCTCTGGTGGAAGTGCTTCAGCCTTGCGTCAGCTTCAACAAGAAGAATACCTTCCAGTGGTATCAGGAACGGGTCTATAAGGTGGAAGAAGAAGAAGGGTATGACCCGGGCGACCGGGCGATGGCTTTTGCCCTGGCGCTGGAGTGGGGGACGCGGATTCCAATCGGCGTCATCTACCGCCGGGAGCGGGAAACCTTCGATGAATATCTGGGCACCGCCGGCAGGGAACCGCTGGTGACCGCCGCGCCCGACCCCCGCCGGGTGAAGGAACTTTTCGCCGAGTTCGCCTGA
- a CDS encoding CoA-binding domain protein (PFAM: CoA-binding domain protein~KEGG: rmr:Rmar_2340 CoA-binding domain protein), with amino-acid sequence MRREQKILKEAHTVAVVGASPDISRHSNAVTAYLMAAGFRVIPVNPNVDTVLGQKTYPDLASIPEKVDIVNVFRASEYTPGVAEEAVAIGARVLWLQQGIVNDEAADIAMQGGLEVIMDRCIARAHAAMNGVAH; translated from the coding sequence ATGCGCAGGGAACAGAAGATACTCAAGGAAGCTCACACCGTCGCCGTGGTCGGCGCCTCCCCCGATATTTCCCGTCACTCCAACGCCGTCACCGCCTACCTGATGGCCGCCGGGTTCCGGGTGATACCGGTCAACCCCAACGTCGATACGGTGCTGGGGCAGAAAACCTATCCTGACCTGGCGTCCATACCGGAAAAAGTCGACATCGTCAACGTCTTCCGCGCCTCGGAATACACGCCGGGTGTGGCTGAAGAGGCCGTGGCCATCGGCGCCCGGGTGCTGTGGCTCCAGCAGGGCATCGTCAACGACGAAGCCGCCGATATCGCCATGCAGGGCGGGCTGGAGGTCATCATGGACCGCTGTATCGCCCGGGCGCACGCCGCCATGAACGGGGTCGCCCACTAG
- a CDS encoding conserved hypothetical protein (KEGG: deg:DehalGT_0844 hypothetical protein) translates to MPCTLTPVTPAELSARWGQTGLSAPFPFVTPGWLDAWWRSFGGGDELWLRLVESNGQVIGLVPLRRSGDTARFIGNADVCDYLDFIVLPGREEEFFGAVLDGLADAGIVRLELESLREESVALRYLARLATDRGAEVKVTDTDVTLEMPLPESWEDYLMSLEPHQRHEVRRKGRRLEAAGQMVFDITEPQDVSADLSTLIRLLRISRRDKAAFMTPEMEAYFRRLAGAMASAGWLKFGRVLLDGTVVAAVMCFDYNNTRYLYNSGYEPEYSRLSVGLLSKLYSIRDAIDNGMKVYDYLKGAEIYKYHLGGQEKPVRRAVMELSR, encoded by the coding sequence ATGCCTTGTACTCTCACACCCGTTACTCCGGCGGAACTTTCGGCGCGATGGGGCCAAACCGGCCTTTCAGCACCTTTTCCTTTCGTCACTCCCGGCTGGCTCGACGCCTGGTGGCGGAGCTTCGGCGGTGGGGACGAACTCTGGTTGCGTCTGGTTGAAAGCAACGGACAGGTCATCGGCCTGGTGCCCCTGCGCCGCTCCGGTGATACGGCGCGCTTCATCGGCAACGCCGACGTCTGTGACTATCTTGATTTCATTGTGCTTCCCGGTCGGGAAGAGGAGTTTTTCGGGGCCGTTCTTGATGGCCTGGCTGATGCCGGCATCGTCCGGCTGGAGCTGGAATCGCTCCGCGAGGAGTCCGTCGCCCTGCGATATCTGGCTCGGCTGGCTACCGACCGGGGTGCTGAGGTGAAAGTGACCGATACCGATGTCACCCTGGAGATGCCTTTGCCGGAGTCCTGGGAGGACTACCTGATGAGCCTTGAGCCCCACCAGCGGCACGAAGTCCGGCGCAAGGGACGGCGGCTGGAAGCCGCCGGACAGATGGTATTTGACATAACAGAACCACAGGATGTCTCTGCCGACCTTTCGACCCTCATCCGCCTCCTGCGGATTTCCCGCCGGGATAAGGCGGCGTTCATGACGCCGGAGATGGAAGCCTATTTCCGTCGGCTGGCCGGGGCCATGGCCTCAGCCGGCTGGCTGAAGTTCGGCCGGGTTCTGCTGGACGGGACGGTCGTCGCCGCGGTGATGTGTTTCGATTATAATAACACCCGTTACCTGTACAACAGCGGCTATGAGCCGGAGTACTCCCGGCTGAGCGTCGGGCTGTTGTCCAAGCTATACTCCATCAGGGACGCCATCGACAACGGCATGAAAGTTTATGACTATCTCAAAGGCGCTGAAATCTACAAATACCACCTGGGCGGGCAGGAAAAGCCGGTCCGCCGGGCGGTGATGGAACTGAGCCGATGA
- a CDS encoding glycosyl transferase group 1 (PFAM: glycosyl transferase group 1~KEGG: det:DET1002 glycosyl transferase, group 1 family protein), producing the protein MKERSLRIAMLSVHSCPVGQPGSRDTGGMNVYIRELAAALGRQGHRVDIFTRAHDPRDAAVELLAPGVRLVHLRAGAVEEMGKLTQYNHLAEFEANLESFIAGTHYDLIHSHYWLSGEVGRRLAARLGIPHVFAFHTVGAAKDELGLGEAEPALRLLTEAEISAACHRVLCGTEKEELTVRRHHPGAADRIVISPCGVNPVLFRPMDRTGSRRILGLPERPLVLYVGRLDKLKGIDRLVTALGLMQNNSAGLLVVGGDDYSRATQERLRAQASAEGVADRVVFHDAAPQSRLPYYYAAADVVAVPSYSETFGMVALEALSCGRPVVSTDVGAARDIIKEGISGTVTAGNVPEMMAAALDGWLDQPAPPAEELQQSVAAFRWDAVAARVTAVYLSVATEEEMEVCTNG; encoded by the coding sequence ATGAAGGAACGGTCACTGCGTATTGCCATGCTGTCGGTCCATTCCTGCCCGGTGGGTCAGCCGGGTAGCCGGGACACAGGGGGCATGAATGTCTATATCCGGGAACTGGCCGCGGCACTGGGCCGGCAGGGACACCGGGTCGATATCTTCACCCGGGCTCACGACCCGCGCGACGCCGCTGTTGAGCTACTGGCTCCCGGTGTGCGGCTCGTTCATCTGCGGGCCGGCGCCGTCGAGGAGATGGGCAAGCTGACGCAGTACAATCACCTGGCAGAGTTCGAGGCCAACCTGGAAAGTTTCATTGCCGGGACGCACTATGACCTGATTCATTCCCACTACTGGCTGTCCGGTGAAGTGGGGCGGCGTCTGGCGGCGCGTCTGGGTATACCGCATGTTTTTGCCTTCCACACAGTCGGCGCCGCCAAGGATGAGCTGGGTCTGGGTGAGGCCGAGCCAGCTCTGCGCCTGCTGACCGAGGCCGAAATCTCAGCCGCCTGCCACCGGGTGCTGTGCGGTACCGAAAAGGAAGAACTGACAGTGCGACGTCATCATCCCGGCGCGGCCGATCGCATCGTCATCTCGCCCTGCGGCGTTAATCCGGTACTTTTCCGGCCGATGGACCGGACGGGGTCTCGCCGCATCCTGGGTCTGCCGGAGCGCCCGCTGGTGCTTTACGTCGGGCGGCTGGACAAACTCAAGGGCATAGACCGGCTGGTGACGGCGCTCGGCCTGATGCAAAATAACTCGGCGGGACTGCTGGTGGTCGGCGGCGATGACTATTCCCGGGCTACTCAGGAAAGACTCCGCGCCCAGGCGTCAGCCGAGGGCGTCGCTGACCGGGTCGTTTTCCACGACGCCGCGCCGCAGTCACGCCTGCCGTACTATTACGCCGCCGCCGACGTGGTGGCGGTGCCGTCCTACTCCGAAACTTTCGGCATGGTGGCCCTGGAGGCACTCTCCTGCGGCCGTCCGGTGGTATCGACCGATGTCGGGGCGGCGCGGGATATTATCAAAGAAGGCATTTCCGGAACGGTGACCGCGGGTAATGTCCCGGAAATGATGGCGGCGGCGCTGGATGGCTGGCTGGATCAGCCCGCGCCGCCGGCGGAGGAGTTACAGCAGTCGGTGGCGGCTTTCCGCTGGGACGCCGTGGCCGCCAGGGTGACCGCGGTGTACCTCAGTGTTGCCACAGAAGAAGAAATGGAGGTGTGTACTAATGGATAA
- a CDS encoding LmbE family protein (PFAM: LmbE family protein~KEGG: det:DET1001 hypothetical protein), which produces MDNRTVEKADVLVIMAHPDDPEFSSGGTIARLTGEGKRVVYVICTAGDKGSDDRTMTPAGLVKLRMAEQRSAAASLGVADVVFLGQPDQGLEATPELRKELVRLIRAYRPELVITHSPYQRYMWWHRDHRKCGESVMDAVFPYARDHMAYPDLLADGYEPHKVGEIWLAGAEDADYRSDIEGFFDRKLAAIQCHKSQLGPDFTERLERLKARAEAAAEGEAFLKGESFKKVEIPW; this is translated from the coding sequence ATGGATAACAGAACTGTTGAAAAAGCCGATGTACTGGTAATCATGGCCCACCCGGACGACCCGGAGTTTTCCTCCGGCGGCACCATCGCCCGGTTGACCGGAGAGGGCAAGCGGGTGGTCTATGTCATCTGCACCGCCGGGGACAAGGGCTCCGATGACCGCACCATGACGCCGGCCGGGCTGGTGAAACTGCGCATGGCCGAACAGCGGTCAGCCGCCGCTTCCCTGGGCGTGGCCGATGTGGTCTTTCTCGGTCAGCCCGACCAGGGTCTGGAAGCCACGCCGGAATTGCGCAAGGAGCTGGTTCGGCTCATCCGGGCCTATCGGCCGGAGCTGGTCATCACCCATTCACCGTATCAGCGCTATATGTGGTGGCATCGTGACCACCGCAAGTGCGGCGAGTCGGTCATGGACGCCGTCTTCCCCTACGCCCGCGACCATATGGCCTATCCTGATCTGCTGGCCGACGGTTACGAACCCCATAAGGTGGGGGAGATCTGGCTGGCGGGGGCTGAGGACGCCGACTATCGCTCCGACATCGAAGGCTTCTTCGACCGTAAGCTGGCCGCCATCCAGTGTCACAAGAGTCAGCTGGGGCCGGATTTCACCGAACGGCTGGAACGCCTGAAGGCCCGGGCAGAGGCCGCCGCCGAGGGTGAGGCCTTTCTGAAGGGGGAATCCTTCAAAAAAGTGGAGATACCTTGGTAG
- a CDS encoding translation elongation factor Tu (KEGG: deg:DehalGT_0841 translation elongation factor Tu~TIGRFAM: translation elongation factor Tu; small GTP-binding protein~PFAM: protein synthesis factor GTP-binding; elongation factor Tu domain 2 protein; elongation factor Tu domain protein), giving the protein MAKQKFDRSKPHANVGTIGHVDHGKTTLTAAITTVLASAGLAQKRSFDSIDNAPEEKARGMTIAISHVEYETANRHYAHIDCPGHADFVKNMITGAAQMDGAILVVSAPDGPMPQTREHVLLARQVQVPAIVVALNKVDIMEDEELLELVELEVRELLNKYKFPGDDTPVVRVAAVKALECACGKAECEWCGRILKLMDAVDTFVPMPERPKDKPFLMQVEDVFSIKGRGTVATGRVDRGIVKVGDEVEIVGLHHEPRKCVVTGVEMFHKLLDSAEPGDAVGLLLRGVERTDVERGQVLAKPGSIKPHTKAEAEVYVLSKDEGGRHTPFFNGYKPQFYIGTTDVTGNIELPAGVEMVMPGDNVKMKINLIYPVAMEKGLRFAIREGGRTVGAGAITEILE; this is encoded by the coding sequence ATGGCAAAACAGAAATTTGATCGCTCGAAACCTCATGCCAACGTAGGCACCATCGGTCATGTCGATCACGGCAAGACCACTCTGACCGCGGCCATCACCACTGTGCTGGCCTCAGCCGGTCTGGCTCAGAAGCGGAGTTTTGACTCTATCGACAACGCTCCGGAAGAAAAAGCCCGCGGTATGACCATCGCCATCTCGCATGTCGAATATGAGACCGCCAATCGGCACTACGCTCACATCGACTGCCCCGGCCATGCTGACTTTGTTAAAAACATGATCACCGGCGCCGCCCAGATGGATGGCGCCATTCTGGTGGTCAGCGCTCCCGACGGCCCCATGCCGCAGACGCGCGAGCATGTTCTGCTGGCCCGCCAGGTGCAGGTGCCGGCCATCGTCGTCGCTCTCAATAAGGTCGACATCATGGAAGATGAGGAACTGCTGGAGCTGGTTGAGCTCGAGGTTCGCGAACTGCTTAACAAATACAAGTTTCCCGGTGATGACACCCCTGTTGTCCGCGTCGCCGCCGTCAAGGCGCTGGAATGCGCTTGCGGCAAGGCTGAATGTGAATGGTGCGGTCGTATCCTGAAACTGATGGATGCCGTCGATACCTTCGTTCCCATGCCGGAACGCCCCAAGGACAAGCCGTTCCTGATGCAGGTTGAAGACGTCTTCTCCATCAAGGGCCGCGGTACCGTGGCCACCGGCCGTGTCGACCGTGGTATCGTCAAGGTCGGCGACGAAGTTGAAATCGTCGGTCTGCACCATGAACCCCGCAAGTGCGTGGTCACCGGTGTGGAAATGTTCCACAAACTGCTTGATTCCGCTGAGCCCGGCGATGCCGTCGGTCTGCTCCTGCGCGGCGTTGAGCGCACCGATGTCGAGCGCGGTCAGGTACTGGCCAAACCCGGCTCCATCAAGCCGCATACCAAGGCCGAAGCCGAGGTCTACGTTCTGTCCAAAGACGAAGGCGGCCGCCATACTCCGTTCTTCAACGGCTACAAGCCCCAGTTCTACATCGGCACCACCGATGTTACCGGTAACATCGAACTGCCGGCCGGCGTCGAAATGGTGATGCCCGGCGACAACGTCAAGATGAAGATCAACTTAATCTACCCGGTTGCTATGGAAAAGGGTCTTCGGTTCGCCATCCGCGAAGGCGGCCGCACCGTAGGCGCCGGCGCCATCACCGAAATTCTGGAGTAA
- a CDS encoding preprotein translocase, SecE subunit (KEGG: deb:DehaBAV1_0886 preprotein translocase subunit SecE~TIGRFAM: preprotein translocase, SecE subunit~PFAM: protein secE/sec61-gamma protein), with the protein MTAQSGKQAVAKTSARPPANKPAARGRFGFFSNIIAELKKVTWPTRPEIRKLTIMVLAVALAAGLFLGAIDYGLSFLVDTFLLD; encoded by the coding sequence GTGACGGCGCAGTCAGGCAAGCAAGCCGTCGCCAAGACCAGTGCCCGGCCGCCGGCAAACAAGCCGGCGGCCAGGGGCCGGTTCGGTTTTTTCAGTAACATCATCGCCGAACTGAAAAAAGTTACCTGGCCGACGCGTCCTGAAATCCGGAAGCTGACCATCATGGTTCTGGCAGTGGCCTTGGCTGCCGGGCTGTTTCTTGGTGCCATTGACTACGGGCTGTCGTTCTTGGTGGACACTTTCCTGCTGGACTAG
- a CDS encoding NusG antitermination factor (TIGRFAM: transcription termination/antitermination factor NusG~PFAM: NGN domain protein; KOW domain protein~KEGG: dev:DhcVS_866 transcription antiterminator~SMART: NGN domain protein; KOW domain protein) — MTEIDNKKWYVVHTYSGHEERVRKNLNERIETLSLEDEISRVEVPTEEEVEVKNGQRRTVRRKILPGYVIVQMVMNDQNWNIVRHTPGVTGFVGIEGKPTPLQQNEVDRIITQMEAEAPRIKVGFKIGQSVRVVDGPFVDFIGMVDEVHADKGKVKVLLSLFGRETPVELDFLQVEKL, encoded by the coding sequence TTGACTGAAATCGATAACAAGAAGTGGTATGTGGTTCACACCTACTCCGGACATGAAGAGCGGGTGCGGAAGAACCTCAACGAGCGCATAGAAACGCTGTCTCTGGAAGATGAGATCAGTCGTGTCGAAGTGCCTACTGAAGAGGAAGTTGAGGTCAAGAACGGCCAGCGCCGCACCGTTCGGCGCAAGATTCTGCCCGGCTATGTCATCGTCCAGATGGTGATGAATGACCAGAACTGGAATATCGTACGCCATACCCCCGGCGTTACCGGGTTCGTCGGCATCGAAGGCAAACCGACGCCGTTACAGCAGAATGAAGTTGACCGCATTATCACCCAGATGGAGGCCGAAGCGCCGCGGATTAAGGTCGGCTTCAAGATCGGGCAGAGTGTCCGGGTGGTGGACGGCCCGTTTGTTGATTTCATCGGCATGGTGGACGAAGTCCACGCCGACAAGGGCAAGGTGAAAGTACTGCTGTCGCTGTTCGGCCGGGAAACCCCGGTGGAACTGGACTTTTTACAGGTGGAGAAGCTCTAA
- a CDS encoding ribosomal protein L11 (TIGRFAM: ribosomal protein L11~PFAM: Ribosomal protein L11-like~KEGG: deb:DehaBAV1_0884 50S ribosomal protein L11~SMART: ribosomal protein L11) → MAKKIKAIIKLQIPAGKANPAPPIGPALGQHGVNIMGFCKEYNERTASMEGTVVPVEITVFDDRSFTFITKTPPAADLLKKALGVPKGSSTPGREGQMTIPRAKVREIAELKMKDLNAIDVAGAEKIIEGSARSMGIKVE, encoded by the coding sequence TTGGCTAAAAAGATAAAGGCAATCATCAAACTGCAGATTCCCGCCGGCAAGGCTAATCCGGCGCCGCCCATCGGTCCGGCGCTCGGTCAGCACGGCGTCAATATCATGGGCTTCTGCAAGGAATATAACGAACGCACCGCCTCTATGGAAGGCACGGTGGTGCCGGTGGAAATCACCGTTTTCGATGACCGGTCTTTCACCTTCATCACCAAGACGCCGCCGGCCGCCGACCTGCTTAAAAAAGCGCTTGGAGTTCCCAAGGGCTCTTCCACTCCCGGCCGGGAAGGTCAAATGACGATTCCCCGGGCCAAGGTGCGGGAAATCGCTGAATTAAAAATGAAAGATCTCAACGCCATTGACGTGGCCGGCGCTGAAAAGATAATCGAAGGCTCCGCCCGTAGCATGGGGATAAAGGTAGAATAA